In Treponema primitia ZAS-2, a genomic segment contains:
- a CDS encoding tryptophan--tRNA ligase, whose protein sequence is MKKISLTGIKPTGILHVGNYFGAIKPALELAKEYDSRYFIADYHALNTMKDPKELSALIRQVAAGWLAAGLDPEEVIFYRQSSIPETFELATQLMAFTSKGLMNRAHAYKAFVADNTEKGEDPDAGVNMGLFTYPVLMAADIILFNSDVVPVGKDQVQHIEMAQDIAQAVNANYKQQVLKIPQAAVQESVAVIPGLDGRKMSKSYGNTIPLFAPEKELRKLIMRIVTNSQAVEEPKDPEVSQIYLLYKLFATADEQASLAKRYREGGMGWGEAKEELFRVVNRELSPIRERFEAILADPTGLDAILVRGAEKARPIAAATVMRFRKAAGIDW, encoded by the coding sequence GCCCTGGAACTGGCCAAGGAATACGACTCCCGGTACTTTATCGCCGACTACCACGCCCTGAACACCATGAAGGACCCTAAGGAACTTTCCGCCCTGATCCGGCAGGTTGCCGCGGGGTGGCTGGCCGCCGGACTGGACCCGGAAGAGGTCATCTTTTACCGCCAAAGTTCCATCCCCGAAACCTTCGAGCTTGCCACCCAGCTCATGGCCTTCACCAGCAAGGGGTTGATGAACCGGGCCCACGCCTACAAGGCCTTCGTGGCTGATAACACCGAAAAGGGGGAGGATCCTGATGCAGGGGTCAACATGGGGCTCTTTACCTATCCGGTACTCATGGCGGCGGATATCATTCTCTTTAATTCCGACGTGGTTCCCGTGGGGAAAGACCAGGTCCAGCACATCGAAATGGCCCAGGACATAGCCCAGGCGGTGAACGCCAACTACAAGCAGCAGGTACTGAAGATTCCCCAGGCAGCGGTCCAGGAGTCGGTGGCGGTGATCCCCGGCCTGGACGGCCGCAAAATGAGCAAAAGTTACGGCAACACCATCCCCCTCTTTGCCCCGGAAAAGGAGCTCCGCAAGCTGATCATGCGGATCGTCACCAATTCTCAGGCCGTAGAAGAGCCCAAGGACCCGGAAGTCAGTCAAATCTATCTATTATATAAGCTTTTCGCCACCGCAGATGAGCAGGCTAGTCTGGCCAAGCGCTACCGGGAAGGCGGCATGGGCTGGGGTGAGGCAAAGGAAGAGCTCTTCCGGGTGGTAAACCGGGAACTTAGCCCCATACGGGAACGCTTTGAGGCGATCCTGGCGGATCCCACAGGGCTGGACGCCATCCTGGTCCGGGGGGCGGAAAAGGCCCGGCCCATAGCGGCGGCCACGGTGATGCGGTTCAGAAAAGCCGCCGGGATAGACTGGTAA
- a CDS encoding DUF3798 domain-containing protein, protein MKKISLAIFALLMTGVLVFTGCQKKEPAAKAAYHIGIMTGTVSQSEDDLRGAEELIRRYGAVSSGGIIQHVTYPDNFMSQQETTITQITTLADDPLTKAIVVNQGIPGTAEAFRRIKERRPDILLFAGESHEDPLVIQKSATLAVSADFISRGYTIPWAAKQLGADTFVHISFPRHMSYESLGLRRQIFEAACNDLGLKFVFVTAPDPTSDVGVAGAQQYILEQTPQWIAQYGKNAVFFCTNDAHTEPLLKQLLVYGGMFVEADLPSPLMGYPGALGIDLSTEAGNFPAILKKVEQTVVDKGGAGRFGTWAFSYGFTASAGLGEFAKRILDGKASVDSTADLYAALGEFTPGAKWNGGFYVDANTGIRARNQILIYMDTYIMGKGYLPTTEQTVPEKYYNIKFQGN, encoded by the coding sequence ATGAAAAAAATTAGTTTGGCTATTTTTGCCCTGTTAATGACCGGTGTTCTGGTCTTTACCGGATGTCAGAAAAAAGAGCCCGCGGCCAAAGCCGCTTACCATATCGGCATTATGACCGGTACGGTTTCCCAGTCCGAGGACGACCTGCGGGGCGCCGAGGAACTTATCCGGCGCTACGGGGCAGTGTCCTCCGGGGGCATTATCCAGCACGTAACCTACCCGGACAACTTTATGTCCCAGCAGGAAACTACCATCACCCAGATAACCACCTTGGCGGATGATCCCCTGACAAAGGCCATCGTCGTAAACCAGGGAATCCCCGGTACCGCCGAAGCTTTCCGGCGGATTAAGGAACGGCGGCCCGACATTTTGCTCTTTGCCGGCGAATCCCACGAGGATCCCCTGGTTATCCAGAAGTCCGCCACCCTGGCGGTCAGCGCGGACTTTATTTCCCGGGGTTATACCATCCCCTGGGCGGCTAAACAGCTCGGCGCAGACACCTTTGTGCATATCTCCTTTCCCCGGCACATGAGCTACGAATCCCTGGGACTGCGCCGCCAGATCTTCGAGGCGGCCTGTAACGACCTGGGCTTAAAATTTGTGTTTGTAACCGCCCCGGACCCGACCTCCGATGTGGGTGTGGCCGGCGCGCAGCAGTACATCCTGGAACAGACCCCCCAGTGGATTGCCCAGTACGGTAAAAACGCGGTCTTCTTCTGTACCAACGACGCCCATACGGAACCGCTGCTCAAGCAGCTCCTGGTTTACGGCGGCATGTTTGTGGAAGCGGATCTTCCCAGCCCCCTGATGGGCTATCCCGGTGCCCTGGGGATCGACCTCTCCACCGAGGCGGGTAACTTCCCGGCTATCCTCAAGAAGGTGGAACAGACCGTGGTGGACAAGGGCGGCGCGGGCCGTTTCGGCACCTGGGCCTTCTCTTACGGGTTCACCGCCTCTGCGGGACTCGGCGAATTCGCCAAGCGTATCCTGGACGGGAAAGCTTCAGTTGACAGCACCGCGGATCTCTACGCCGCACTGGGAGAATTTACCCCCGGCGCCAAGTGGAACGGCGGTTTCTATGTGGACGCCAATACCGGGATCCGGGCGCGGAACCAGATTCTCATCTATATGGACACCTATATTATGGGCAAGGGATACCTTCCCACCACAGAACAGACAGTACCTGAAAAATACTACAACATAAAGTTCCAAGGCAATTAA